The Musa acuminata AAA Group cultivar baxijiao chromosome BXJ2-5, Cavendish_Baxijiao_AAA, whole genome shotgun sequence genomic interval ACCACTGATTACAAGTTGATGTTACTTACAAATTGATTCAGGTTCTAACATGCTATTGTGTTAATGTTTCTGCAAATTTATGTCACAAACCAATGTAATCTTAATTGGTTGATGTGCTATGTAATAGGTTATAAGTATCTTCCTAGTAGATGGACCATGACCATTCTTTGGTCATGCAGGTCAATTACTCATTGCTATGATTCTTTCGGTATTTGACTGCCACTTTGCATATCCATGTGTGTGAAACAAACTTTGTTAGTGTGATGTCTCTCACAAATATTGGTCATGAGCATGATGTCAGAAGGTACCAGTGATATACATGGTTGCTTGCCATGTGCTTTAACCATATTTCGAGCGTGAAATGAGACATACCATATGTTTGTCATCAGAGTAGGCTACATACAACACGGGACATATCACGTTCTCTTTCGACCACTGTGATTATTACTCTGTAATTTAACTTGTTGTAGATGGATAAATTGCCTTTTATCAGACATGCTCAATTTTTTAGCTTTGGAGTCCAAATTGGGATTGGCATCTTTGATGAAAGGTTTTGTCGGTGGGTATGTCTGATTCATTGTTGGTTgttgaattttcatctaatcttgtTGAACTTTATTattaatgataatattgcattgtTATGGCCATAAAAAGACAATTTTGAGTTTAGCAAACATGTAAGAGGATGGGACACTGCTTTCCGTTCTCTTTCATGCCTCAATGATAATAGATTTAAGGACAGATTGTGCCCTTTCTGTCTCATTGTCTGTTAATGTTCATTTAGGTATATGATAATGTGTATTATGCTAATGCGCACTCTGAAAGTGATAGAAAAAGTTACAGATTGTGGCAATCAAACAATAAGGTGTCAGTCTGTTTCATGTGCATAGGGACCTGCTTGCCCTTTAATTGATGCTATTAGGTAATTCTGGTTTTATTTATCGATTGGATTTAAATGGGAGTATAAGCTATCTACTTCCTTTCTAATTGTTCTGCTGCTAGCGTTTAAGTCTCTGATCTTTCTTTTCTATGGTTTCAGAATGTTTTAAGCCAATTCCAGAAGTCATCAATTATGGATGGCCAAGGAACTGCAACTTCGAAGTTCCTTTCCAATAAAGATGCAAAACCAGCTAAATTGATTCCTCAGGTTGATGGGACACATGATGACTATGATGATGTAATTAATACACTTCAGATGAGTTATATATCAATTTATGCACTTTCCTTCTCCTTTTATTTACTTCTTGTTGGGCTTTTCTTTTGAAGATGTTTCATCTCCAGGAAGTTCCCAGCGAAGACTACAATACTCCTGGAGAGCATGGTAAACTCATAGTGTCAAATGTGGAGCATCTTGAGACATGGATTAACTTCAGTTTTCTTCCCAAAGCTGAGTTGTCTTTGTTTCATTTCTTCAGTTGAAGTACGAGGTGTTACTCCTGTTGGTACACCAAAACCTAGTACAGATGATGACGAGCCTTCTCttaatgaagatgatgatgagttGGATGACCTTGACCAAGAGGAGGTGGAGACAAATACTCAACATTTGGTTCTAGCTCTATTTGACAAGGTAATAGCTGTAAATGGTTTCCTTTTCACAGGAAAAGTGAATAGGAATTGAATTTCATCCTATTTCACTTGATTGTGGTGTTGGTATAGGTGACCCGGACGAAGAGCAGATGGAAGTGCAACCTCAAGGATGGAATAATGCATCTCAACAACAgggattttctttttaataaggTATTATTGCATGGTATCAAACTGATGAAAGTTGGATATCCATCGTGATTTTTTTTTGCGTAATATATAGTTTATTGTATACATTATTCAACTGAGTATGGTTTCTAGGTAAGTAAAATGCTTGTGATTGAAATGTCCCCTACGTAGATGTAATGGTCTAGGTGTTAATGATCCTTTTATTGTTGAATGTCTTCCCTTTTATCGAGTAGGTCAGTTGTAGTGTCCTCGGATTACTGTTCATACATATCTTAGTGTTTCAAACTGTTCAAAATGCTTACGATCTTGTTATATCCCTGCAACTTGGCAGGTTAAACGCTGCCATGGAAATCCTGTACTTTTGTTGTCATGATAGTTGTtgttctttgttttttctttaggCCCAAGAGAGGCTAAGCCTCCTATTTTGCCTGATCAATGTTACGATTTTGGTTTTCTTCTTGATAAAAGTTTGCTGAGAGATTGCTTGGTTTCAAGGGGTGTTTGAAAATTGCATATCATGTTTTGGATGTGATGTCTGGCTTCTCTTCTCTATGGTCCAGGCAGGTTTTGCCAACAGAAGGTATTAGGTTTGGCATTTCCCATATGATAGAACCTAGTTGCGCTGGTAAGAAGGTTATCATACAGAAATGATTCTTATCTACAGATTGAAGCACTATGGGAAAAATCTTGCTTTTCAAGCATAGGCATGACATTCTTTTCAAGTTTTTGGGCACCAAATGTAGTTAACATAAATATTATATTGGATAAATATTAGTCTGATTGTAgtgatccaaaagagcaaatctgTGATCTTGGAAGGAACATTTTAGTCAAAGATTATCAGAAGATATGGAAATATTTCTATAGCTTTATAGATTTGGCATCACTTTAGCTAAAAATGTAGTTTGATGTTTCGAGAATGATGTGCCAAAAGACAATACCGTATACTGACAGTCAAATGATAACTTACAAATGCTATGTGCTTGGTGAAGTAACCTGGCAAAATTGAAGGTATTACTAGTGTCGACTGGTGATTTTAAGACTTGAAGATTTCTAAGTTGTATTACTTGCACAAACTGTGAGTACTTGAATGAGACCCAGTTTGATCTTGTAATTAtgcaattattttattttattttttaaaatccttTTGTGTATTTTCGTTATCCACTATGCAAGACATGATATCAATGCTTTTCATAGGGCTGCTGGATAGGATTACGAACTCATGTGGGCAACTTCTAATTTGCTTTGCAGGCGACTGGAGAGTTTGAATTTTGATTTTGACAAAAGTAGCAGCTGTTTTTGTTCATGAGCGTGGTCAAATGGGAGCACGCAGCTGTTAGTCCTGGATGCTGTGTGCTTTCGGTATGCCTTTCTTTTTTTGCTTGCTTTTCTGTTTACATAGGAGACATGTTAAATAAAATATACAACCATCGAATGGATCATTATATTTAGCTGCTGTTAATTTGTTTTGTAAAGATGTTAAATCAATTGAACCTTGTAAATTTGTTTTCTTCCCCCCCAACTAGAAAACCCAGACGACCACTTCGTCTGTTGTTTGCTTGCTCCGTAACGTTGAACCTGTTTACTGCCTCCAAACCAATGGACTTCCCTTTGGAACCACCGAGTCCTGAATGAGTTTAGAGTGAGACAAACAGATGTAGTCCACCGGGGAGATGTTGTCGTCTCCGTATCGCCTCCATCCCTCCTTTCAGAAAGAAAATTGCTCCTCCCATGCGATATCATGCAAAGATACAGAAGATTTAAGTGCCAGGTGGTGAGAGAAGCTTATGGTATACGATCACAGATCCGGTGGATGTGGAGATCCGAACTGGTCGTTTCAGGAGGCCAAATCGCCGAAGAAAATAAATTTGGGTAGCCAATATACCCGACTGAAACGAtccttactctctctctctctctctctctcgctaatCTTTTGCTAATTGTTCTGATCACCACACTTCCTAGCATTGTCTAGCCACACATCATCAGTGCGACAAGAGTTGGCAGAAGAAAGGAAGAACCCTTTTGGAACACTGTTTCCATTATGGAGGACGACGATGATATTTGCTGGATGCACTCAATCAACACTTCCAAAATGATGCTGACAATAAAATAGTCaattagaactattagtaagagcaGAGAGAGACCAAAACCTTGTCAGAAACTACCAACTGAAACTTGATTAGTGATAGGGCATAACTCGATGATAGAAAGAAATTTCATGTAGCTTACAACTTGTCGGTTTGCATCCAAGTAAAAGGTCAAGGTTTATACTTTATATGGAGATAACACAACAAATGACTTGTTGCCAACTTTTAACTGATCATGGAATGCTTCTCGTTAAAGCACGCATAATACCATTGTGCAAAGAGTACAATTTTTTATGATCTCTTGAACTGTGTGGTGGAGTGATTCCTGATACTTTTTATGAGCTAAAACTTAGGGTGCTCTTGCTTGAATGATTAAATGATACATTACCGAAGCATTATGAATCTTAAATTCCAAAATCAGAGGACAAACTTCCAAGTTTCAGTGAAAAACGTACAAAAAGGAATAGATCAAGTATCGAGGATATCTCTATCCAATATTAGatacaaaagggagaaagaatatAGCTTTGATTGAGTACCAAGAGACCACAAACAGAGAGAGATTCTAGTCTTCAAGGTTGTCGCCATTTGAATGTTGGATTAGGATCTCTAACTTTTAATCATTATCATTGCCTATATAAACTCCTAGTGCAACATTTATTATCCTTATATAATCATGAAAGTATATCTGACGACAGATGATAACTGCAGgataattattaaacatgatataGCAAATACATGATGCATGATTGGATGTTTAGACACTTTAAACTGTGGATTTCAATTCGAGTTCAGGCACCAAGTTGCTGATACATAGCAGCCACCCTGGAATCAATCACCCTTCTAAATCATCCAAAATTTCATTGCCTAAATCTTAATAGTAAAGCCTACACAAGCACCCAAAATGCTTCCTAATTCACAACAATGAACAGAGTGCAGATCAGATGaagcatcagcagcagcagcagcattaaGAATGATGATGTAGGATTAGTAATCTGAAGCCATATTCCTTTTGGGAAATTATAGTCGTTTATTGTCCAACATTAGCATATGAAACAATCGAGTCGACCTCACCAATCCTTGTGACGCTCCCCGAAAGCTCCGTATGGATAATGATGTGCCTCAAAGCCGTAGAAAGCCCCGCCCACCTGGTGGTTGTTGACCGGCACCATCCCCATCGGGCTCCCATGGCCGTTGTGGGGATGAGGCATGCCGTAGGCCGGCATCGGTATCATCGTCGGAACGGCATAGGGCATGGGCACCGGCAGCTGCTGCTCCCGCAGGCTCTGCGGCACCGGCGTTGAGGCGAAGAGGTGGTCGGACGACGACGGCCCCTCGTTCGACAGCCCCTGCATTCGCTTCAGGTAGAGCCTGTACTTTTGGAGGTGGCTCGCCACGTTCTCCCTCGACAGCCCCTCCACGTTCATCAGCTGCATGATGGTCTTGGGCACGGCGTTCTTGATGCCGAGATGGGCGACCACGTCGACGAACCGCTTGTGGAGCTGCGGCGTCCAGACGAGCCGCGGTCGCTTGAGCGTCCGCGCGGAGTGGTCATCGTTGGAATTCTCAGGCGCAGGGGCGGAGGACTCGGCctcctcggcggcggcggcggcggagtccACACGTCGGGTCTTGTGCGAGGGCTCGTCGGCCTCGAAGGCCAtggggtcgtcgtcgtcgcccgcggggaaggggaaggggtggAAGGATCTGAGagccgcggcggcggcgggggagggGGTGATGCGGCGGAGGTTCGAGATAGTGTGCTGGGAGGCGCGGTGGACGTCGAGAAGGGTCCGGGCGGGCTCGGGGTTGATCCGGAAGGCCGAGGCGAGCTCCGGGGGGATCAGCGACTGCGAGAGCGGG includes:
- the LOC103984147 gene encoding transcription factor PCL1-like, with protein sequence MGEAASDADYDRISAVAGDGGDDGSVLEWELGLPSGDDLVPLSQSLIPPELASAFRINPEPARTLLDVHRASQHTISNLRRITPSPAAAAALRSFHPFPFPAGDDDDPMAFEADEPSHKTRRVDSAAAAAEEAESSAPAPENSNDDHSARTLKRPRLVWTPQLHKRFVDVVAHLGIKNAVPKTIMQLMNVEGLSRENVASHLQKYRLYLKRMQGLSNEGPSSSDHLFASTPVPQSLREQQLPVPMPYAVPTMIPMPAYGMPHPHNGHGSPMGMVPVNNHQVGGAFYGFEAHHYPYGAFGERHKDW